The Arachis hypogaea cultivar Tifrunner chromosome 14, arahy.Tifrunner.gnm2.J5K5, whole genome shotgun sequence genome has a segment encoding these proteins:
- the LOC112740713 gene encoding uncharacterized protein produces the protein MKAIYIAFLLLASMPFLLSSTTLAAREVQPIKGDPYNRGARPGKEPSPPPPPPRPNTPIGSSRGAPAFGNNPYGRGGAYHPPPPNPVASVANRNVYGTTPPNPTANTPYRGCINNPYTRRCSPPNN, from the exons ATGAAGGCCATTTATATTGCATTCTTACTTTTGGCTTCCATGCCCTTCCTACTCTCTTCAACTACTCTAGCAGCTCGAGAAGTTCAACCAATCAAAG GTGATCCATATAATCGAGGAGCAAGACCTGGAAAAGAACcttcacctccacctccacctcctcgTCCCAATACTCCTATTGGATCTAGTCGAGGAGCACCTGCTTTTGGAAATAATCCATATGGAAGAGGAGGAGCATATCATCCACCACCTCCTAATCCTGTTGCCTCTGTTGCTAATCGCAATGTTTACGGAACAACACCTCCTAATCCTACGGCCAATACTCCATATAGAGGATGCATTAATAATCCATACACGCGTCGTTGCTCGCCACCTAATAATTAA